Proteins encoded in a region of the Panicum hallii strain FIL2 chromosome 3, PHallii_v3.1, whole genome shotgun sequence genome:
- the LOC112887669 gene encoding 60S ribosomal protein L29-1-like, whose translation MAKSKNHTAHNQSYKAHKNGIKKPKRHRQTSTKGMDPKFLRNLRYSRKNNKKSGEAEAEE comes from the exons ATGGCCAAGTCAAAGAACCACACGGCGCACAACCAGTCGTACAAGGCGCACAAGAACGGCATCAAGAAGCCCAAGCGCCACCGCCAGACCTCCACCAAGGGG ATGGACCCAAAGTTCCTGAGGAACCTGAGGTACTCAAGgaagaacaacaagaagagcgGTGAGGCTGAGGCAGAGGAGTAA
- the LOC112886683 gene encoding LOW QUALITY PROTEIN: serine/arginine repetitive matrix protein 1-like (The sequence of the model RefSeq protein was modified relative to this genomic sequence to represent the inferred CDS: inserted 2 bases in 2 codons) yields the protein MASVVERRREDHSRRSRSPARDRERRGTPPCRQSPPKRRXSASYRDRERSPPREKAKERTRSPRSPAKASLTQRKRSPPREKAKDQRVRSPKHGREQSRSPSPARRRGSRSPSPRTKRLRRAHGEREAAQVTDNDRRKSTWRHWEPDEARDASSDRKVEREMAQVTNGDRRKSFHREDRDSGGKHREHDEGRDASRDRKAEREDARDKKSDRDDSKDHSRHRRAGKDDKSGASKETLSSPDDDRHDSRGGRSDRDDWKAASSREQRVDRTEKKDSSREKLTGREESNGGXGRSSRRGRSVSPDEHRHRGRHESHPSPRVSRSAARTEDINSRGGEASRSGDPDALAIMNAATEALEAKEKVQKPSFELSGKLAEETNRVAGVNLLYSEPPEARKSEIRWSPYVFKGGEPLNGLI from the exons ATGGCTTCGGTGGTGGAGAGGCGGAGGGAGGACCACTCCCGGAGATCGCGCTCCCCGGCCAGGGACAGGGAGCGTAGGGGCACGCCGCCATGCAGGCAGAGCCCGCCTAAGCGGA CCAGCGCGTCGTACAGGGACAGGGAGAGGTCGCCTCCGAGGGAGAAGGCGAAGGAGCGTACCAGGTCGCCGCGGTCTCCTGCTAAGGCCAGCCTGACGCAGAGGAAGAGGTCGCCTCCGAGGGAGAAGGCGAAGGACCAGCGGGTCAGGTCACCGAAACACGGGAGGGAGCAGTCACGATCACCTTCGCCTGCCAGGAGGCGCGGCTCTAGGTCTCCATCACCACGCACCAAGAGGCTGAGGAGAGCCCATGGCGAGCGGGAGGCTGCGCAGGTGACTGACAATGATCGCCGCAAGTCCACCTGGAGGCACTGGGAGCCTGATGAGGCGAGGGATGCTTCGAGTGACAGGAAGGTTGAGCGGGAGATGGCGCAGGTAACCAATGGTGACCGCCGCAAGTCCTTTCACAGGGAAGACAGGGACTCAGGAGGCAAGCACCGTGAGCATGATGAAGGGAGGGATGCATCTAGAGATAGAAAGGCAGAGCGGGAGGATGCCAGAGATAAGAAATCTGATCGAGATGATTCAAAGGATCATTCAAGGCATAGAAGGGCTGGAAAGGATGATAAGTCTGGTGCTTCAAAGGAGACATTGTCGAGCCCGGATGATGATAGGCATGATTCAAGAGGTGGAAGGTCTGATCGCGATGACTGGAAAGCTGCTTCTTCAAGGGAGCAAAGGGTGGACCGTACTGAGAAAAAGGATTCATCAAGGGAGAAACTGACGGGTCGGGAGGAGAGCAATGGAG TCGGAAGGTCATCTAGGCGTGGTCGATCTGTGTCTCCAGATGAGCACAGGCATAGGGGCAGGCATGAGTCCCATCCATCACCGAGGGTCTCCAGAAGTGCAGCACGTACTGAG GATATCAATTCTAGAGGAGGTGAAGCATCCAG GAGCGGAGATCCTGATGCTTTGGCAATAATGAATGCTGCCACAGAAGCTCTTGAAGCAAAAGAAAAAGTG CAAAAGCCATCCTTTGAGTTATCTGGAAAGCTTGCTGAGGAGACCAACAGAGTTGCAG GTGTAAATCTATTATATTCAGAACCCCCAGAGGCTCGCAAGTCAGAGATTAGATGGAGCCCCTATGTATTTAAGGGTGGAGAACCGCTGAATG GCCTTATCTGA
- the LOC112887668 gene encoding putative receptor protein kinase ZmPK1, translating to MAARLLAALALLLSSPLAPPLSAAAAAAAPRDTLPRKSSLAVEEHDTHILRSPDGTFSCGFYRVYDGAFTFSVWYTDAADEAVVWSANRGSPVHAWGAAVTLRKDGAMVLTDYDGTVVWQTDGKFVPDVQYAQLLDTGNLVLKNSSGDIVWQSFGSPTDTFLPTQCVKEASKLVSTTQLHVPGHYTFRFSDQSMLSLIYDDANVTSVYWPDPDFQYYENGRNFYNSTRIASLGDSGEIFSSDFANSHVLAASDRGTGIKRRLKLDYDGNLRLYSLNNSDKTWSVSWIAESQPCKTHGVCGPYGICHYSPKPTCSCTPGYRMKNPRNWTEGCLPIVDITCDGEQNVTFLELRNTDFWGSDQQRIEKVPWEACRKACLSDCSCKGFQYQEGNGTCYPKSLLFNGRSFPNPTVRTMYIKLPSSPDTSKFPIPQSNVLDPLPYHLKCGPVSTLNMEQNPSYWHKTSEDQSKWFYFYGFIGAFFIIEVFFFAFAWFFVLRKELRSSQVWAAEEGYKMMANHFRMFSYRELAKATEKFTHELGWGGRGVAYKGTLDDDRMVVVKKLGSIRHSREEFHDELHVIARINHMNLVRIYGYCSERSHRMLVLEYAEKGSLADVLFKSKISLDWKQRFNIALGVAKGLAYLHHECLEWIIHCNLKPENILLDQDLEPKITDFGLAKLLNRSGDNENVSRARGTIGYIAPEWISGLPITAKVDVYSYGVVLLELVTGTRIFDLVKGEDDKVHVMLKKFIKMLYYRLDREEPFWIAEFVDVRLGGEFDYSQAKALIKLAVSCLEEERKKRATMESVVESLLSVDLAEDH from the coding sequence ATGGCTGCTCGGCTCCTCGCAGCTCtcgccctcctcctctcctcgccGCTCGCTCCACCcttgagcgccgccgccgccgccgcggcgcctcgCGACACCCTACCCCGGAaatcctcgctcgccgtcgagGAGCACGACACCCACATCCTCCGGTCACCGGACGGCACATTCTCCTGCGGCTTCTATCGCGTCTACGACGGCGCCTTCACCTTCTCGGTATGGTACACGGACGCCGCCGACGAGGCCGTGGTCTGGAGCGCCAACCGCGGCAGCCCGGTGCACGCGTGGGGCGCCGCCGTCACCCTGCGCAAGGACGGCGCCATGGTGCTCACCGACTACGACGGCACGGTGGTGTGGCAGACCGACGGCAAGTTCGTCCCGGACGTCCAGTACGCCCAGCTGCTGGACACCGGGAACCTTGTCCTCAAGAACTCCAGCGGCGACATCGTATGGCAGAGCTTCGGCTCGCCGACCGACACGTTCCTCCCCACGCAGTGCGTCAAGGAGGCGTCCAAGTTAGTTTCTACCACCCAGCTTCATGTTCCTGGCCACTACACCTTCCGGTTCAGCGATCAGTCGATGCTGTCGCTCATATACGATGATGCCAATGTTACAAGTGTGTACTGGCCAGATCCTGATTTCCAGTACTACGAGAATGGTAGGAACTTCTACAACAGTACTAGGATAGCGAGCCTTGGTGATTCTGGGGAGATTTTTTCGAGTGACTTTGCAAACAGCCATGTGCTTGCTGCTTCTGACAGAGGCACTGGGATTAAGAGAAGGCTCAAGTTGGATTATGATGGGAATCTTAGGCTCTACAGCTTGAACAATTCAGACAAAACATGGTCAGTTTCATGGATTGCTGAGTCTCAACCGTGCAAGACTCATGGTGTGTGTGGTCCGTATGGAATCTGCCACTATTCGCCTAAACCGACATGTTCTTGCACGCCCGGCTATCGGATGAAGAACCCACGTAACTGGACAGAAGGTTGCCTGCCCATTGTAGACATAACATGTGATGGGGAGCAGAATGTGACCTTTTTGGAACTTCGGAACACTGATTTTTGGGGATCTGATCAGCAGAGAATCGAAAAGGTTCCATGGGAAGCCTGTCGGAAAGCATGCTTAAGCGACTGCTCCTGTAAGGGGTTTCAGTACCAGGAAGGAAATGGAACATGCTATCCCAAGTCTCTTCTATTCAATGGAAGGTCCTTTCCAAATCCTACTGTGCGGACAATGTACATCAAACTCCCTTCAAGTCCGGACACATCAAAATTCCCCATTCCGCAGTCCAATGTGCTCGATCCCTTACCGTATCATCTTAAATGCGGCCCTGTAAGCACACTAAACATGGAACAAAATCCCAGCTACTGGCATAAGACTAGTGAGGATCAATCAAAATGGTTCTACTTCTACGGGTTTATCGGTGCTTTCTTCATCATCGAAGTGTTCTTCTTCGCATTTGCATGGTTCTTTGTATTGAGGAAGGAATTGAGGTCATCACAAGTATGGGCAGCTGAGGAAGGCTACAAGATGATGGCAAACCATTTCCGAATGTTTAGTTACAGGGAGCTGGCTAAGGCAACAGAAAAGTTTACTCATGAGCTTGGATGGGGAGGTAGAGGGGTCGCCTATAAGGGAACACTGGATGACGACCGAATGGTTGTCGTAAAAAAGCTGGGAAGTATTAGGCACAGCAGAGAAGAATTCCATGATGAGCTGCATGTCATTGCAAGGATTAACCATATGAACCTAGTAAGAATATATGGATATTGCTCAGAAAGATCTCATAGGATGCTGGTCCTCGAGTATGCTGAGAAAGGATCATTGGCCGACGTATTGTTCAAAAGCAAAATCTCTTTAGACTGGAAGCAGAGATTCAACATTGCCTTAGGTGTCGCCAAGGGGCTGGCCTATCTTCACCATGAGTGCCTAGAGTGGATCATTCACTGCAACCTGAAGCCTGAGAACATTTTACTGGACCAAGATCTGGAACCTAAGATCACCGACTTCGGGTTGGCGAAGCTGCTCAACAGGTCTGGGGATAATGAAAACGTATCTCGAGCACGAGGAACCATAGGTTACATTGCTCCAGAGTGGATATCTGGTTTGCCGATAACCGCGAAGGTCGACGTGTACAGCTATGGAGTTGTGCTTCTTGAACTAGTGACAGGAACACGGATTTTCGATTTGGTCAAAGGTGAGGATGACAAGGTGCATGTCATGCTGAAGAAGTTCATAAAGATGCTTTATTACAGATTGGACAGGGAGGAACCCTTTTGGATAGCAGAGTTTGTAGATGTCAGACTGGGAGGTGAATTCGACTACTCGCAAGCGAAAGCTTTGATCAAGTTGGCTGTCTCGTGCTTGGAGGaagagaggaagaaaagggcAACGATGGAGTCAGTAGTCGAGAGTCTCCTTTCAGTTGATTTAGCTGAAGATCACTGA
- the LOC112886258 gene encoding putative pentatricopeptide repeat-containing protein At1g16830 produces MLHAARRRTPPLPAALAAAFFASKTHPPPPPPLPTPRIVDATVSRCPSDALALSFFLWCARRPGYFHPPSSFDRLLPAAARLASRLGTASALLRELQGLGCLIKPQTFLLLLRLYWRGGLYPLVLELFEQMPLWRFQPNTLARNVILDVLLRTGHLAEAECCFRDNLSPNYLTFAIVLTHLCRAGDWSRARCYFAEMLRQGFLPGSASLAAIFACCSKVGTMSELWQLLSFVHVSGCQLTSAIWTCLIARLCREGRLDDAYMMLAKMVGSGSTPTVITYTPLLKGFLHAGMHDLASELLGSMVSAGCSPDIVLYNVLMDCMAKARRYDDALGIYMQIHGSQIKPDAYTLSTLVRVLQFSSYERLLPRIPSLILRSGTSYDLVAFNSVLSALCKSGFPTEAIQFYFDMIEQNISPDSYTYVGLLHSLCQLEMVNHAINFYRSTAMRDPESNSYVHATILCILVRQGRNLMALRILREAVRENCALDAVCYTIVLHGLFQARLVEEAHRLFDQMKQLGMASNTCTYNVMLRGLCRTRDIHAVKQLLTEMERADVEMDSISFNTIVVFLVKSRLIDSAAAMIREMLNLGMKPSTKASSLLSQSIGYKFVLEDNATATVESDGSDSSSDLLVCSAS; encoded by the coding sequence ATGCTCCACGCCGCGCGCAGGCGGACGCCGCCGCTCcctgccgcgctcgccgccgccttcttcgCCTCCAAGACCcaccctccgccgcctccgccgcttccAACGCCGCGGATCGTCGATGCCACCGTCTCCCGCTGCCCCTCAGACGCCCTCGCGCTCTCCTTCTTCCTCTGgtgcgcccgccgccccggctACTTCCACCCGCCCTCCTCCTTCGaccgcctcctccccgccgccgcccgcctcgccTCCCGGCTCGGCACCGCTTCTGCCCTGCTCCGCGAGCTCCAGGGCCTCGGCTGCCTCATCAAGCCCCAGACGTTCCTCCTCCTGCTCAGGCTCTACTGGCGCGGGGGACTCTACCCGCTCGTGCTCGAGCTGTTCGAGCAAATGCCGCTCTGGAGATTCCAACCCAACACCTTGGCGCGCAACGTCATCCTCGACGTCCTGCTCCGGACAGGCCATTTAGCCGAGGCGGAGTGCTGTTTCCGGGACAACCTTTCGCCCAATTACCTCACCTTTGCCATCGTGCTCACTCATCTCTGCAGAGCCGGAGACTGGTCAAGGGCGCGGTGTTATTTCGCAGAGATGCTGCGGCAGGGGTTTCTCCCAGGCTCTGCTTCTCTCGCAGCAATTTTTGCTTGCTGCTCTAAGGTTGGAACCATGTCTGAGCTTTGGCAGCTACTGTCTTTCGTGCATGTCTCCGGTTGCCAGCTCACCTCGGCCATTTGGACATGCTTGATTGCTCGTTTGTGTCGCGAGGGCAGACTAGATGATGCTTATATGATGCTGGCAAAGATGGTTGGTTCTGGTTCTACTCCCACGGTGATCACTTACACGCCCCTCCTCAAAGGTTTCTTGCATGCTGGGATGCACGATCTGGCCAGCGAGCTTCTCGGATCCATGGTGTCTGCTGGCTGCAGCCCAGACATTGTTCTCTACAACGTTCTGATGGACTGCATGGCCAAGGCAAGGAGATATGATGACGCCCTGGGCATTTACATGCAAATCCATGGTAGCCAGATAAAGCCAGATGCTTACACTTTATCTACTTTAGTTCGGGTCTTACAATTTTCATCTTATGAAAGGCTTCTTCCCAGGATTCCTAGCTTGATTCTGCGCTCAGGTACCTCTTATGATCTTGTGGCCTTCAATTCAGTGCTGAGTGCTTTATGCAAGTCAGGTTTTCCAACAGAAGCCATCCAGTTCTACTTTGATATGATCGAACAGAACATCAGTCCAGACAGCTACACTTACGTCGGTTTATTGCATAGCCTTTGCCAATTGGAAATGGTAAACCATGCAATCAATTTCTACCGCAGTACTGCTATGAGGGATCCTGAATCAAATTCATATGTTCATGCTACCATCCTCTGTATCCTTGTTAGACAAGGCCGGAACCTTATGGCGTTAAGAATTTTGAGGGAGGCTGTACGTGAAAATTGTGCTCTTGATGCTGTGTGCTACACTATTGTTTTACATGGTCTTTTCCAAGCTCGTCTGGTGGAAGAGGCTCACAGGCTGTTTGACCAGATGAAACAATTAGGAATGGCATCCAACACTTGTACATACAACGTAATGCTTCGTGGACTTTGTAGGACCAGGGATATTCATGCTGTCAAACAGTTGCTAACAGAAATGGAACGTGCTGATGTTGAGATGGACAGCATATCATTCAACACAATAGTCGTGTTCTTAGTAAAGTCACGGCTTATTGACTCAGCTGCTGCAATGATCAGAGAGATGCTTAATCTAGGCATGAAACCTAGTACCAAAGCTTCCTCATTACTTTCTCAGTCCATTGGCTATAAATTCGTCCTGGAGGATAATGCCACAGCCACTGTTGAAAGTGATGGTTCTGATTCATCCAGTGATCTCCTTGTATGCTCAGCTTCGTAG